In Calypte anna isolate BGI_N300 chromosome 5, bCalAnn1_v1.p, whole genome shotgun sequence, the sequence AGCTACCCACCATCATTAGCAGGAAATTGTTTCACAATATGCTACAATTCTTCCCTAGACATCTCATCTTGAATTCTTCCTCCCTCTGAAGAAGACAACCCAGTAGAAAAGCTGAGTTTCCCAACAAGGATTCCTTTAGCTAATATTAACTTACAAACACAAGTGGTATCTTTAATGGGTCAAATGCAcgtgttaaaaaaaaaacaaccaacaaaacaaaagccaaaataaaaatatttatctaaaCTATTTTAAGGAATACTATCCtacaacattaaaaattactgtggAAAAGTGTTCTTTTTGAATTCTTTTATAAGAATGTATTCTGcttgctgccaggcagcagtCTTCACAAAACTGCCAACTTCATCTTTCCTGTGATGCAAAAACTCATTGTCTTTATACAAAAAGCAAATCTGTCCTTGAGTAACCTGCACTAACCATCAAATTGTTCCTTCAGCAGCCAATATAATTCGTAAGAAGATTATATAGATAACCATCTACTATGTCAAGTCTGGCTACATCCAGACCATTGCAATGGCAAGGTAAGCAGATAGCAATGGAGAGAATCCAAACATGAAGTTAACATCTTCATTCAAAATGAGCCAGTCAAAAAGTAGTTGGTGTTCTACATCCCCTCATAAAGGCCTCCTTATTATGCAGAACATCTGCAAAGTTAACTGCAGTGAAAGATTCACATGATTGCTTCTTAATTAACCAACCCCTTCTCTGAAACTTAAGCAGAAATCAGACTTTCCTAAAGGCAATCTTGAAAGCTTAACCTAAGAAAGGAGTATTTGATCAAGGGGTAGGACAAGATGACCTCCCACAACAACTGACTTTCTGTAACCTAACAACACTGCTGTGTACAAGTCAAAGTAGTCTGATGTCAACATTCCTGATGTGTAATTTCATCTAAGTTCAAGACAgatcatttttgttttccaacatGTTTTCATGTCCAGTTTACCTAGgaaaacacagacacaaaatatATATTACACTATACAGTCACACTGAAGTTACACTATGCATGTTACAAAAGTATGCATTATGcttggaacatttttttaaaaactgtaatgtTTTGAATGCCTTGAACACTAATAGGATATGCTGAGATTCCCTTAGAGTGttcaagaagtttcttctaCAGATCAAGTTCCTTTTAAAAGTTATACAGCCCACTTTGTACTCTCAGGCATGTACATACATACAGATTTGTGGACCTGCAGAAACAAAGACAGTTCTGTTTTATCATCACATGAAAATCTATTAGAAATTAAGTTATATTTAAGGACTACAAGGAACTACTTACTTCTGCAAGAGTGaatttttgaatttttcagCATTCAGTTCTATCCGGAGCTGCTCTGCACTCTTTTtagcagcagagagaagcacTGAATGCTTGACTAGTGCCACAGCTGAAGGCCTTTTCTCTGGATCAGGATTAATCATAACCTtggaaaaaagataataaaCCATTCTAGTTAAGGCCAGTAGTACAGCAAATAATGATAATCAGAGCACACTGATACAAGAAGTTCTTACTTTTAGTAAGTCTAGTAATTCTTGAGAAAGCACTTGTGGTATTCTAGGCAGTTTTCCTTGTCGAATTTCATGCCATTGGTCCCCATTAGTTGGAAGTGGttcagccccagcagcacagacaacAGTCAGAGCAAGAGCGAAAATATCTGCTTTTGGCAAATGAGCATagttcttgaaaaataaaaaaaaatagagttactacacaaacaaaaaaaaatctataaggCAGCTAAACTATTTAGCACTGAACACATCCACAATACTACATTCCCTTTTAAGTACTACCAGTCTTCCAGGAGATACCATTTAGCAAGTGTCTCCTTCAGCAGAGAGGTGACAGACAGCAACTCATTACTCTAAAGAAAACAGCATGCAGACCTAATGCTACAACATTCCACAAAACAGAGCTGCTACCTCTTGTAGGACTTCATTTGCAAGAAAACGGCTATCACCTTCCTCCACTTGAGGACTACACACTCGAGTTACATGACCAAGATCacctgcaaaaaagaaaaggaagtggggttttttttcagaagacaaaCAGACAATGCAGTTCTTTTGTGCACACATGTGCTACTTCTCACCTATTTTAAATATGACTCTATCAGATGACCAGTCATCATCATCACCTTCTTCTGAAGTTGTACTTGGGACTGATGTCCTAGATATGAAAATATTACCTGAAAAGGAGCAGAATTGTTAAAAAACTCACTTCTGTCCCATTTCTACTCCATCTGGTTTCACTATGGTTTGTTTTAGTCTCAAAGGAGTTttaagtgtatatatatattacacaGTTCCTAgagctccccactgctgggaGGGGAGCCAAGTGTTATGCAAGTAGGCTCAATTACACAAAAAGGACAGAAGATAAACTCAATAACAGTTTAAGTTTGCTGGCCAATTTTATAACTGACATCTTTGTAGTGCTATTTAGAacttcagtgaagaatttaCAGTTAGTAAGGTGTGGCTAACTGCTGATTTATCTACAGCAGATTAAATTAATTGAGGAAGCTGTCAACAGAGATTAAAGCAGTTTACACACTTACTAGGTTTGATATCCATATGTACCAGTGACATAGAATGAATGTACTTTAAGCCTCGAGCCACCTGAAGCAGCAGGTCCTTCAGTTCTGGTTCAGTAAAATAACGCATATTCCTGTAATTTTCACTGATGGCATCTGCTAAACTGCCACCTAAAACAACGTTAAAGAAAACAACTATTTTACATCAAACAGTTGACAAAGTAATGACAACTTGCTTACACAAAAGTACAACTGGATTCCAAAATTAACTATGAACATATCACCAAGAGCTTGCTAATGATACATAGGAAGTGTAAAATCTAGTGCTGATCCCCTCTTTATAGCCATGTAATATAATAAATCATATTTCTCCTGTAGTTGCCATGCAAATTAACAGGGAAAAGACCTCTCTACCTCTTCCACAGCTCTGGCAGGGTATTAACCATAGGAAAAATCTTTCGAAACCAGATCCACCTCCCTTTTTAGAAGCAGTCCTCTAGTAATTTTACTTATGCCAACTGCTACCATTGTACAGAAGAAAGAATAGTTTTGCTGCTCCCAAATGCCTCACTGTATTTCCAATATTCAgagaatcatcatggttggaaaagatctctgagATCATAGTCCAACCAGGAACAAACCACATCAGACAAACTagcagaaacaacaacaaaacaaatgcaaaacaaaaaggaacccaaaacccccacacacaccatgTGTGTGCCATGTGCCCGCTAGGGCATGTTCTGAAGTGCCACATTTACAtgattttttaatacctttcctgggcagcccattgcAGTGTCTGACTACTCTTCCTAATATCTATCTAGCCTAAGCctccctgacacaacttgaggccatttcctctagtcttATTGTTCtctacttgggagaagaggccaacatccaCCTCACTGctacctcctttcaggtagctgtagagagcagtcAGGAGGCTTCTCTTagcatcctcttctccaaactgaacaaccacagttccctcagcttctcttcatAAGACCTGCTCCCCAGACTCGTCAGCAGTGTGGCTGCCCTTCTCTAGACACACTTCAGCACCTCCAtgcccttcttgtagtgaggggcaCAAAACTGAACATAGTTCTCAAGCtgtagcctcaccagtgccaagtgcAGAGGGACaatcatttcccttctcctgctggccacactgtaTCCACTAcgagccaggatgctgttggccttcttggacacctgggcacacagcttGCTCATGTTTAGACAGCTGTGAACcagcatccccaagtccttttctacTGGGCAGcttttccagccactcttcccatAGCATATTGagttgcatggggttgttgtaaccaaagtgcaggacccagcactttgccttgttgaatctcatacaATTAGCCTCAGCCCATCAacccagtctgtccaggtccctctgcagagccttcctaccctcaagcagaaCAACACTCCTTCCCAACTcggtgtcatctgcaaacttgcttaGAAAGCACTTAATACTCTCATTTATATTGTCGATATAAGATATTGAACAAGAATGgtcccaaaactgagccctgggcaCCACTGGCTGGTCACCAACTGGAATTAAGCATGTTCAGCACAACTCTTCAGGCTtggccatccagccagtttctaACCCAGGGAAGATTACACCCATTGATGACAGGATttgccagcttctctaggagacTGCTGTGGGAGACAAGTACCAAGTCTAGATAGAAAACAcccacagcctttccttcatcCACTAGGCAGGATACCTGGCCATTTTTGAACATGTAAATTTTGACTGCAGTTTTGTATAGCTCTACCAAGAGAAAGGAACATCAGAAATTAATTGAGACAACAATGGTTCAAACTATGTAGGTAATCAATTCCTAACTAGTGCAAGGGATTTTTAGAGATAAACAggtatttcaaaacattttttgaaaataagttcAGAACAAGTGATAAATTTTACTTACCATTGCAATATTCATTCTGTATAAGCATGTGATCATCTTCTGCCCATGCAGAGTAGTATCTTACTACATGAGAATGCTGTCCCAGAACTGCATGTGCATAGACCTCCCTTAAAGCATTTTGCCTGATAGTCACGAAAAATAACAGCACACAAGAACAGTATGAGGTGAAGTTACAGCTTAATAGAAACACATTACAATGCCATGCCCCCTGTGCAAGCTCAGGTTTCTAATTAAAATCTTTATATAACTTCTGTGGCATCTTAAGGTGGATTTGTAGTTATAtccaaaagataaaataattttcattgtaTTAAAAGGCTGCCTAAATGGAACAGAGAACTTCTTGTGCCTAAGTTTGGGATGCATTTTGAGAAACTCAATGCTTGTGAGGTTTTACATTGTAACTTATACAACAGTGGGGGAAAAAGTCATGAATCACAGGCTTACAGACAAATGTCAAAAAATACCTCAAAACTAACTTAACTAATCAGCATGTCCAAGCTGACAAGGACAAGAACATGGCTGGGAATAttgccttccttttttatttccaaggatCATCACTGCACAGTTTGTTCATACAGTCAGACCCTCCTGCTGTCAATGCAAGcgttatttttactttctaaatGAGAACACTCTGTTTCCAAATAGAATACTGGGACAAACAACTGCTAGAGAAAGGCCAGGTAGCCTTTTCTCACTAGTACTAGACagtatacagaaaaagaaagaaaaaagtaaaggaaCTTTGAAATTGTAACTGTTTTACATTTAATTCATGTATAATCTTTTAAATGCCTTCTCTATACACGAATAAAACAAGACATGGGAGGAAGAAGCACTAAGATGACTTTTAAAAGCTGGAAACACTCACTCATCCACTGAGCCAGCTAAAGGTTTCTTGGATCGCTTTATTGCATAAACACAGCCATCAAGCCTCTTCACACATTTAAACACAGAACCAAATTCACCAGATCCAATCTTCTCCAGTTCATGAAATTCGGTCGCATAGCGTGACTTCATATTGCTTTCTGTTATTGTtatcctctgaaaaaaaaataaaataaaaaaaaaaatagttagaTCCCTAAACACACTGATTGACAAACTCAGTACCAAGTTCTGAAGATTAATTACCTTAGCAGGTCTGATAGTTTCATCTTCAGGCTCTCCATCACTTGCTTCCATGTCTTCTCCAAAAGAGCTGAAATTCACACCAGTTACTTTTGTATAAAAGATATGGCTTAACTCAAAACTGAAGTCTAGCAGTTGCTTTTAGCTTAAACAAGCATTAGACATTTTTAAGTGCAAACTCCTAAGACCAGTGAACCATGTTAATATctttgtaatttcttctttcctttatgTTTCATACTattattttacatgtttttccCTCCTCAAGAAAAGACTGGGTGCACAGCTCATACAGCCAGGttacacagcacagcacagtctACTGTCTATGTATTATAACCAAAAGATCTAGTACTGAGAAGTTATTTCATGTCATGCCATCTCAAAGCAAATACTTTAAGAACTATATTATCAGTCACTAACAGATTTGCAAGGAAAATACTTTCATAGAAGCAATCTGCAACAAAACTTCTGGAGCTGAAAGTAGTTCTAGAGATAAGCCTGACAAAAGAAGTTATGTTACGCACTCGTTCCAGTGTGTTCGCTTCCTCCTCCGACACTTTCCATCAGAGCTGTGAAGGAACATGGAATCGGGAGTGAAAGGATTGATGTTCACGTGAGGTGTTTGTCTTATATCTTCTTCTTGCTTCTCAGACTTCCCAACATTCATAAACAGAGAGCCCCCTCGAAGTTTGACTGAGCTGGAGCCTATTCCTTGAGCTTTAGAAAGCAAGCTCTGTATTTATTCATGtcataaaattaagaaaaaaaaaaaggacaaaaaaagaggACATTTATAGACTTAATATTGCTTTAGACATAAACAGTCAGGTCATGCTTTAAAGCCATCACTACAATATCATCTAATCAAAGTTAGCTAGCATGAGTTGTTCAAATACCTgcatttcataaataaaaatttcaaaagtATTAGGCTTTACACACCACACAAGAGGAGTTAAGAGAAGCACTGAAtgttaaagtaatttttaaaagacgGTAAAGCTTATAAGACCACTGCTCTTCTATCTTTAATCATGTCATCATCTAAGCATCTCAGACAATTTTTgtccatgaaaaaaaccaccgATCAAACTCATCCCCATCCTGTGTGATACCACAATGATTTTTACATACAAAATATGAAGTTAGATCAGACATAGGAAATTATCTCCAGTGACTACAAATTTAGGTGGcaagttaaaaaataagcaaatattaGATTTAAACTGATGCACTGATATAACTCATACGTCTTCATGAGTCGTTAAGGAATTGCTCATAGTTGACAGCACTGATGTGCTATCAGTTCAACATCCAAATTAGATCTTTTCGGGTGAGAATTTGTCAGACTAGGCATTTTCCAGGCACACAATGAAACCTCCCCCAGTTAGAAGCTTGCACCCAGTCCTCCTACATCCTGGTGAGCAACATGTTACAAAATGAAGACCTGGTATAAGTGAAGCCTAAAGCAGCATAGGGAAGGCTCCGACTTGGGAATCTGAACTGCCATCTCCAAATCTGAACTAgattaatacattttaagtCACTGTACCTCTCAGTACTTCTACTTGATCCTTTCACCAACTAATTCTTCCAGATTCCAAATATAAGCTCCCCAAGATAACTCATGTAGAATTTGAGCACCTAATTTAAGAATCCCACTGAACAGCAATGTCAACACCTTGTTTTCATGTCACAATCCACACGCCTCTTACATTTCTAAAGTGTCTTCTCCTGACTTTGTAAGTGATCATAAACGATCACTGAAACTTAAATTTCAGGTGGAAGCTCTAGAAAATCCATTAACAAGGTTGCCTTTCTCACTCCTTAAATAACTTGTTTTTAATCTACAAAAGACTCCTGGGAGATTATCCCTGCGATTCCTTTTAAAGGGTTATGTGACAACTAATGCAGGAAACAAGCCTATCTGTTATGATTAGATTTAAATACGGTGTTTTACAGCTCAAAAATTTAAATGCCTTCCAAAGGTCTGACACACTCAAGGCTACCTATCCCTTAAAGCTTTCTAATCCACCAGTTTAACAGCATCGGCTGCTCAGCCAGCCTCTTCCATTAGATGCAGGAGTGCAGACAATGAACTTGCACTCACATACAGTGCAGCCGCAGTACTCGAACAAGACGTAATCCAATTACTGACGGACACGCAGGAGCAAATGCCAATTCGAGCTTCTGCTGTTCAGTTATAAAGGCACAAATTCCCATACCAAAAAGCTATTATAACTTTAATATTCTACTTTCACCTCTGTAAAAATCTTTTCCAGAAACTACAGCAAAAGCAGGGAACTTATTTTTGtctacaaataaaagaaaatatgtaaaatgtagctatatattttacataatgGGGGATTGTTCCACGCCCGTTACCGCACGGGACAAAACTTGCGGCCGGGACTGCGCGGCACCGTTCTCGCCTCCTCGCTCGCCCGGGGGCAGCGGGTGGGCAGAACGCGGCAGCCCGTGCTGCGGAGCGAACCGCGGTCCCGGGCCGGGCTGAGGGAGCCACGCGGGGAGGCGGCGCCCGCTGCCGCccgccccttcccccccccccccccccccctccccgccggGCCCACCGGCGCGCGGAGCCCGAGCGGCCGTAGCGTCTCCCCCCGCGGGTTACATAACCGTAACGGCTGTGGGCAGTCCCGGGCAGACCCAAGCGGCCGCTGCGGGCGGGCGCGATGGTGCAAGCGGCTCGCGGGGCGGGCGGTGACCTCACCGGCACCGCCCGGGCCCCCGCTGCCCCCTTAACCCCCGCATTTCAACCGCCGGGCGCGGCGCCTCCCGGAGGGCCACTGCCCCGGCCCAGCACCCCTGCCCGCCGCCCTTCACCCCGGGGACGCCGGTCATGGGGCGCAGCGGAACGCTCCGGCGCCGAGGGGGATGCCTCACCTTGGGGGTGTGTGGCGTGTCGAAGAGGCGCAGCTTGCGGAAGGTCTTGTGAGGCGGTGTGCCGGGGCAGTCTGGCAGCGGCGAGCTGGGCTCCTCGCTCTGCACCCGGTAACCGCCAGCCGCCGGGTGCAGTGGGGAGCGCCCGCAGTGGCGGCGACCCTTGTGGGGAGGCGGCGATGATGGCGAGCCGGCCATAAAATAGGCTCCAGGAGATTTTACCGGAGAAGAGCCGaacccctcctcctcccatgaGTCGCCTTCGTCCGGCAGTGGCGCCGCCGCTGgctccatctcctcttcctcctccatcagGGGCGGGCCGCCCCGCGCCGGGGTGCGGGCCGCCGAAAGCGGCGAGTCTGCCTCCTGGAAGGCCGAGTCCTCGCCAGTGCTGTTGCCGCTGCTgccgccctcctcctcctcgtcttcttcctcctcctcgcAGTCGCTGTGGGCGCtcagaaacagcagcttctgccGGATAGGGGCGGCCGCCCGACGAGCCGAGACCCGCCGCGGCGGCGCCGCCTGCTGCACGTTGAGGAAGCTCATGGCGGCTCTCTGGGAGCCCCGCTCTCGGCTGAACACAGCCGCTCCGCGTCCGCTGTCGCTGCGCTGCTCCGCGTCCCTTCGGTGCGCTGCGCCACTGAGTGCGGCGGCTCCGCACGGCGCTGCCACCGGGCACGGTTCACCTCGCGCTGTTCGGACTCCGCGGCTTTCCCGCGACCGTTAGTCATGTGGTGCGCACGCTAGCCAATCACACCCGCCCACTCAGTTTGAAAACACAGGGGGCGGGGGCGGAGCTACGCACGGTCGCGTCACGGGGCGCTTTGGCGCGAACGCCGCGAGCGGGGCGGGGCAAGGTTCGCCCCCCGAATCCAGCCCTGAGGCGGCAAGACGTTACGTGTCTGCCCGGTGAGGCGCCATCTTAGTGGGAGGGTTTGGCCCGTCCAGCGGCAGAGCTCCGAGTACGGCTGGGCCGGGTCGGGTCAGAACCGGCCGGCGAGTGGGTGTTAAACGGAAGGGTACTCAGCCGAGCCCTGGGTGAGGCTGCTTGCGCGCTGCCCTGATGTAAATGCAGGTCCCTACGTCGCAGCAAGGTTGTTTTGCTCCCTTTTGGTTGCTAAAAGTGTATGAAAAAAACTCCATTCATGCGCCTGAAAACAATAGCTCCTTTTAGGCCAGTTAAAGACGGCCTTCTTTAGCTAAACTAAAAAGTTAATACATTCCAAATAACTGAATTCACATGACTCGAATGCAAACACAGGAGTCTGAAATACAGCACCCCCGCACTGGTCGGGGTAACTCCTGCAAGACACATTAAGACAAACCAAAAGCCTTGGCAGGCAACTGTGATTTTCTGTAGATGCCACTTATCAGATAGGCTGTCACAGATGCCACAGCTTTGCCTCTCGGCTCTATTTTCCATCTTGTACCACGGTGCTGAAATGAAACCCAATGTCCTGCAGCCAGGGCACAAGGCTCGGCTGTGGTCAACAGCAGGGCTCAGAGGCCCCGGTACCGCTGCCTGTTGAAACACCACACCTGTATCTCCAACAGGTAATTATTTTTAGAGAGATTTTCTACTAAGGTCCAAACCCAAATACcaggatcctttttttttccccttccacacAATGCTGCTCACACACCAGGTACATTTGGGACACAGGAAACACCATGGGGATGTGTTTCCATACTCCCAGTTCTGGCCATGCCTCCTTTTTCAACCTCCTTGGCCTGCAAATACCCCTTTGTTTGCAGAGCTGTCACAAAGGGTGACCCAGCTGTTCCCAGTGGCTCTCCCTGGAACTCTGCAGGGACTGAACCAGCAACATGTGCTGGGGGAATTGCCAGTGCCACCAGCACTGCATGAACACAGCAGGATTCTTAATTAACTTGACATAACTCTGTACTCACACACTGCCCATGCCTGCACAGTGAAATGGTATTTGCTCAGAGCTCCGTTGCCTCAAGACGCATGGGTCACAACCCTTTTCTTTTGTGAGGCctaaacagaaacatttttaaaatatcacatcCCTATGTATTTCTCATGCTCTCAATGCCCTGAAAGCCTAGGACAGTTTTTGTTCTCAGGACAAACAGCAGCAGATCACAGGAACAAAATTTTTGATATTATGGAAATGTTCTGAAAACTAGTTTCAGAAACCAAAAGTCACCAACATAACCTATGAAAATGGGACTGGGCAGCATTTAATGAGGTATGGCTACATCACCAAGTGCTGTAAGCACACTTGTGCAATAATTTAGAATCGCAATAACagactaataaaaatattcatttataaaatgaaaatgcactGTATAGCAAGCACTAACAGAGGCATTTGACTTTTAGAGCAGATACCTGATGTAAGAGaaggctattaaaaaaatagagccTCCATTTCTTGCTCAATTGATAGCCTACAGGAAGAGATGCAAAGCAATTCCTAGCATCTCAAAACAACCTTGTCATTGGCTGTGGCTTGCTTCAGTCATATATGAAATTTccttttatataaaaaagattaaagaacTTAAGCTCTCAAAAAGTCCACCTTCTTGAAACGCCAAAACTGCAGTTTCTTTCCCAAACTCAACCTAAGTATAACTGGTGCTGCATCCCTTTCTGAGTCTACAGATACAGGTATTTAGTGAGAGTAAGAGGCAAATAAATTCAGAAGCCTTATTGTATATAGCCAGTTGTATTTAATGAATTGCTAACTACTAGAGCAGGAGAAAATCATATGGAGCAATTCAGAGTTTGTATAGAGAAGGAagtatttctgtagaaaaagataaaagaggagaggagaaaaggaataaagaaagaaaacagcagtaacATAATTGCTTTAAGAGAGAGTTTATTTCCAAACTGAGAGCAAATAAGAAAGGGAAGTAATGAATAATATGTTACTGTAACAAAACCCATAGTTGCTATATATAGAGGACTGCATGCATAGTCTCTACATACGTGCTGTTCTGAATTTGCATCAGATGAGTGTGGCAACTCTGCTATCCTGCCCACCATGACAACCACTGGAACTAGCATTGGGAGGCCTCTGAACAACCTAACTAAAAAGCACCCCCAGAAAAGCCAATTTCCATAGTCAGAGAACACATTAGTAATGGATATTATTacaggaggaagggagatgaGTGGGGAAGAGCTCTGCAGGCTTCCACTGTGACATTCTCTTTTCAAGCCAAAGTAATCCCAAAATCTCTGAAGGTGATTAAAATGCACTTTTAAGCCTCTGTAGGTCTTGAAAACTAAAGCCCTGATGCTCCACATGCTCATAACCTTATGTCCAAGAAATACCTGACAAATACTCCTATAAATATAAGTGGTTTAaggattttcaaaatatatttgcagAATTTGCCTCTGGTTTCCTTCAatacttgctttaaaaataacagtcTGGTACACCAAAGGTTTTGTTACCAGAAATACTTATCTAGGGCAGCACACAGTCACTGACAAACAGTTGTGTTTAACTAGGAATTTTCAAGCTCAAGGAAAAccatttttccctcttctaTGAGTAGCAGGGAAACTCCCAATAATGAATGGTAAAGAAATGGAACAAGGGCCAATTTGTGTACCTGTAAGAGGAAAACTGCCTCAGAAGTGGTACACTGTCATCTTCTCAAGATTGCAAGTTACAAGTTCATTTGCAGTCCCCCAAAACCACTTAGACCAAATTGGA encodes:
- the WEE1 gene encoding wee1-like protein kinase isoform X1, which gives rise to MSFLNVQQAAPPRRVSARRAAAPIRQKLLFLSAHSDCEEEEEDEEEEGGSSGNSTGEDSAFQEADSPLSAARTPARGGPPLMEEEEEMEPAAAPLPDEGDSWEEEGFGSSPVKSPGAYFMAGSPSSPPPHKGRRHCGRSPLHPAAGGYRVQSEEPSSPLPDCPGTPPHKTFRKLRLFDTPHTPKSLLSKAQGIGSSSVKLRGGSLFMNVGKSEKQEEDIRQTPHVNINPFTPDSMFLHSSDGKCRRRKRTHWNDSFGEDMEASDGEPEDETIRPAKRITITESNMKSRYATEFHELEKIGSGEFGSVFKCVKRLDGCVYAIKRSKKPLAGSVDEQNALREVYAHAVLGQHSHVVRYYSAWAEDDHMLIQNEYCNGGSLADAISENYRNMRYFTEPELKDLLLQVARGLKYIHSMSLVHMDIKPSNIFISRTSVPSTTSEEGDDDDWSSDRVIFKIGDLGHVTRVCSPQVEEGDSRFLANEVLQENYAHLPKADIFALALTVVCAAGAEPLPTNGDQWHEIRQGKLPRIPQVLSQELLDLLKVMINPDPEKRPSAVALVKHSVLLSAAKKSAEQLRIELNAEKFKNSLLQKELKKAQMAKAAAEERALFTDRMTTRSTTQNRPSRLIGKKMNRSVSLTIY
- the WEE1 gene encoding wee1-like protein kinase isoform X2 — protein: MNVGKSEKQEEDIRQTPHVNINPFTPDSMFLHSSDGKCRRRKRTHWNDSFGEDMEASDGEPEDETIRPAKRITITESNMKSRYATEFHELEKIGSGEFGSVFKCVKRLDGCVYAIKRSKKPLAGSVDEQNALREVYAHAVLGQHSHVVRYYSAWAEDDHMLIQNEYCNGGSLADAISENYRNMRYFTEPELKDLLLQVARGLKYIHSMSLVHMDIKPSNIFISRTSVPSTTSEEGDDDDWSSDRVIFKIGDLGHVTRVCSPQVEEGDSRFLANEVLQENYAHLPKADIFALALTVVCAAGAEPLPTNGDQWHEIRQGKLPRIPQVLSQELLDLLKVMINPDPEKRPSAVALVKHSVLLSAAKKSAEQLRIELNAEKFKNSLLQKELKKAQMAKAAAEERALFTDRMTTRSTTQNRPSRLIGKKMNRSVSLTIY